The following proteins are encoded in a genomic region of Xenopus laevis strain J_2021 chromosome 3L, Xenopus_laevis_v10.1, whole genome shotgun sequence:
- the LOC108710847 gene encoding toll-like receptor 2: MTMRIPFSLFLIITQKILWANGGCSYNKDLRHCSCSLVDLTNVMSIVSCIQASSLEFQGGRFVDTEEYSLHNVEMEQVLAMIHLPLSKVVFANVVISEEFLFSFLNWVQRIQINMLAFVNTTFEGKSNSQPMVGSPPQILSLQVINGSSYPLFDRVSDFTGLRSWIFKLEELILTKSQLSGIPCNTSRQFKVLSSLDLSENLLQDENVSSSFCQGAFPNIKTLKLHHNYLINFDTICQTLNKENQLKHLDLSRNNLSSAAASLCEWQPSLTLLNLSDTGLKELHHILPRNCEILDLSYNKLYALNLSLPSLRELHLSHNLFTTISSIGIFPLLQILAIDGNPMKTLQRGQLQYFRHMSTVRADNIPYICSCSLVHDINEMTMSSLTFQQWPDGYVCDSPDSLKGQRVSEVELSFFECHKPLLSVLICIVSLLVVVAVVVCIHKFHQSKKTRLQNLQRSNVCNMQFQT, encoded by the coding sequence ATGACCATGAGGATTCCTTTTTCATTGTTCCTGATCATCACTCAGAAAATCCTCTGGGCTAATGGCGGATGCTCCTACAACAAAGATCTCCGACACTGCTCCTGCTCACTTGTTGACCTAACTAATGTCATGAGCATCGTGTCGTGCATCCAGGCTTCTAGTTTGGAGTTTCAAGGAGGACGTTTTGTGGATACCGAAGAATATTCTTTGCACAACGTGGAGATGGAACAAGTACTGGCCATGATCCACCTTCCTTTGTCAAAAGTGGTGTTTGCAAATGTTGTGATATCCGAAGAATTTCTCTTTTCGTTTCTAAACTGGGTTCAGAGGATACAGATCAACATGCTCGCTTTTGTGAACACAACTTTTGAAGGCAAATCAAACAGTCAGCCGATGGTTGGATCACCTCCTCAAATTCTTTCTCTTCAAGTCATAAATGGGTCTTCGTACCCATTATTTGATAGAGTTTCTGATTTCACTGGCCTAAGAAGCTGGATTTTTAAATTGGAGGAGTTAATACTGACAAAGTCTCAGCTATCAGGCATACCATGCAACACAAGTAGGCAATTTAAGGTTTTATCCTCATTAGATTTGTCTGAAAATCTTCTCCAAGATGAAAATGTTTCCTCTTCCTTTTGCCAAGGTGCTTTCCCCAACATCAAGACTTTAAAGCTCCACCATAACTACTTGATCAATTTTGATACCATATGTCAAACACTCAATAAAGAAAATCAGTTAAAGCACCTAGATTTAAGCCGGAATAATCTTTCATCTGCTGCAGCTTCTCTTTGTGAATGGCAGCCATCGTTGACTCTTCTAAATCTGTCTGACACTGGTTTGAAAGAACTGCACCATATTTTGCCTCGGAACTGTGAGATTTTAGATTTAAGCTACAATAAGCTTTATGCCCTCAACCTCTCACTACCTAGTCTGAGGGAACTCCATCTCTCTCACAATTTGTTCACTACTATTTCATCTATAGGAATCTTTCCACTCCTGCAGATCCTGGCCATAGATGGCAACCCAATGAAAACCCTTCAGAGAGGCCAATTACAATATTTCAGACATATGAGCACTGTCAGGGCAGATAATATCCCATATATTTGTTCATGTTCTCTGGTCCATGATATAAATGAAATGACAATGTCTAGTTTGACTTTCCAGCAGTGGCCTGATGGTTACGTATGTGATTCCCCAGATTCCCTGAAGGGTCAACGAGTTAGTGAAGTGGAACTTTCCTTTTTTGAGTGCCACAAGCCTCTTTTATCTGTGTTAATTTGTATTGTGTCGTTATTAGTCGTCGTGGCTGTAGTCGTTTGCATTCATAAGTTCCATCAAAGCAAAAAGACGCGATTACAGAATCTGCAAAGATCAAATGTGTGCAATATGCAGTTTCAGACATAA